One region of Oncorhynchus nerka isolate Pitt River linkage group LG22, Oner_Uvic_2.0, whole genome shotgun sequence genomic DNA includes:
- the LOC135563896 gene encoding dentin sialophosphoprotein-like, producing MMKIKLLLLIWTASVNSLPWQASPLSGVSPWGIGEGHERGEDPDGSSARTGQDSRKGWGLALEGFPGVTPTTFPQPTRAQDSGPSPRPTYVRRGRSLKVDDIASNDITEEELTMSYKTLPGYSEDRLLGEEFGDYGMQRDSPGSESHTGKDPTDHNDSSKSSDSVDSNTSSDSSDSSKSSDSNTSSDSSDSSKSSDSSDSSDSSDSSDSSDSSDSSDSSDSSDSSDSSDSSDSSDSSDSSDSSDSSDSSDSSDSSDSSDSSDSSDSSDSSDSSDSSDSSDSSDSSDSSDSSDSSDSSDSSDSSDSSDSSDSSDSSDSSDSSDSSDSSDSSDSSDSSDSGNTSESSNSSDSK from the exons ATGATGAAGATCAAACTGCTTCTGCTGATCTGGACTGCATCTGTGAACAGCCTGCCG TGGCAAGCCTCCCCCCTGTCTGGCGTCAGCCCCTGGGGGATAGGAGAGGGTcacgagagaggagaggacccagaCGGCAGCTCAGCCCGGACTGGCCAGGACAGTAGAAAAGGGTGGGGTCTCGCCTTAGAGGGGTTTCCGGGAGTCACGCCTACCACGTTCCCTCAACCAACCAGAGCACAGGACAGTGGCCCCTCTCCCAGACCTACTTACGTGAGGAGGGGACGTAGTCTCAAGGTTGATGACATCGCCAGCAATGACATTACAGAGGAGGAGCTGACAATGTCCTATAAAACTCTTCCTGGTTACAGTGAGGACCGGTTGCTAGGGGAGGAGTTTGGTGATTATGGGATGCAGAGGGACTCACCCGGCAGTGAATCGCATACCGGGAAAGACCCGACAGATCACAATGACTCCTCCAAATCAAGTGATTCTGTTGACTCTAACACCTCTAGTGATTCAAGCGATTCCTCCAAGTCAAGTGACTCTAACACCTCTAGTGATTCAAGCGATTCCTCCAAGTCAAGTGACTCTAGCGATTCAAGTGATTCCAGCGACTCAAGCGACTCAAGTGATTCAAGTGACTCTAGCGACTCTAGCGACTCTAGCGATTCAAGCGACTCTAGCGACTCTAGCGACTCTAGCGACTCGAGTGACTCTAGCGATTCTAGCGACTCAAGTGATTCTAGCGACTCTAGCGACTCTAGCGACTCAAGTGATTCTAGCGACTCAAGCGATTCTAGCGATTCTAGCGACTCAAGTGATTCTAGCGACTCAAGTGATTCTAGCGACTCTAGCGACTCAAGTGACTCTAGTGATTCAAGTGACTCTAGTGATTCAAGTGATTCTAGCGACTCAAGTGATTCTAGTGACTCAAGTGATTCTAGCGACTCAAGTGACTCTAGTGATTCAAGTGACTCTAGTGATTCAAGTGACTCTAGTGATTCAAGTGATTCTGGCAATACAAGTGAGTCAAGCAACTCTAGTGATTCTAAGTGA